A DNA window from Streptococcus parapneumoniae contains the following coding sequences:
- the terS gene encoding phage terminase small subunit — protein MEKSELARKDYEAGMKYKDIATKHDVSINTVKSWQRRHNWTRTKKGAPKNPRGAPKGNKNAVGHGAPKGSQNALKHGLFAKYLPQGVHEIYEQLADKQPIDILWENIQLTYANLLHAQRILYVQDVDDTTTMLIASTAKGGESYEVHTAWDKQGKALAAIARIQSELRNMIKTYDELTRSSLATEEQRLRIEILKSKLPDNEPENVHDDGFIKALEGIVEETWREEK, from the coding sequence ATGGAAAAAAGCGAGCTAGCACGCAAAGACTATGAGGCAGGCATGAAGTACAAAGACATTGCTACTAAGCATGATGTCTCAATCAACACAGTCAAATCATGGCAACGTAGGCATAATTGGACTCGTACAAAAAAGGGTGCACCCAAAAATCCAAGAGGTGCACCAAAAGGGAATAAGAACGCAGTTGGTCATGGGGCGCCTAAAGGCTCGCAAAACGCCCTTAAACACGGTCTGTTTGCTAAGTATCTACCGCAAGGAGTGCATGAGATATACGAGCAACTGGCAGATAAGCAACCAATTGATATTCTTTGGGAGAACATTCAGCTAACCTATGCTAATCTTTTGCATGCTCAGCGCATTCTGTACGTTCAGGACGTTGATGATACAACCACTATGCTTATTGCAAGCACAGCAAAAGGCGGAGAAAGCTATGAAGTTCACACTGCTTGGGATAAGCAGGGTAAGGCTTTAGCTGCAATTGCAAGAATACAGTCAGAACTTAGAAATATGATTAAAACATATGATGAACTGACTCGCTCAAGCCTTGCTACAGAGGAGCAGAGATTGAGAATTGAGATTCTGAAATCTAAACTGCCTGACAATGAACCTGAGAACGTTCATGATGATGGTTTTATCAAAGCATTAGAAGGGATAGTCGAAGAAACGTGGCGAGAAGAAAAATAA
- a CDS encoding phage portal protein — MEIEVIKNIISSQMVKHGKFVSQAAEAEKYYRNENDIKRKRKPADKKGAENEAKAEDNAFRNADNRISHNWHQLLLDQKKAYALTYPPTFDVDDKSVNDKIVDVLGDDYERISKQLCVNAGNAGIAWLHVWKDASDNSFRYACVDSKEVIPIYSKSLDKKLIGVLRVYSSIDETDGKNYTVYEYWNDKECSFYRREENKPLEELETFQAISLIDTMNGDRSSDNSFKHDFDLVPFIPFKNNEIETNDLKPIKDLVDVYDKVFSGFVNDTDDVQEVIFVLTNYGGQDKQEFLEDLKRYKMIKMDNDGMGDQSGVTTIAIDIPTEARNLILERTKKQIFISGQGVNPETDKLGNSSGVALKFLYSLLELKAGNMETQFRSGYATLVKMILKHLGLSDKLKIKQTWTRNSINNDTEMAQVVSTLATITSRENVAKSNPIVEDWQDELRLQKADQEEQSEKLYDMEEVEHESETE, encoded by the coding sequence TTGGAAATAGAAGTAATTAAAAATATAATCTCGTCGCAGATGGTCAAACATGGAAAGTTTGTCTCACAAGCAGCTGAAGCCGAGAAATACTATCGTAACGAGAATGATATTAAACGAAAGCGTAAGCCTGCCGACAAGAAAGGCGCAGAGAACGAAGCGAAAGCAGAAGATAATGCGTTTCGTAACGCTGACAACCGTATTAGTCACAACTGGCACCAGTTATTGCTTGACCAGAAAAAGGCTTATGCGTTGACCTATCCGCCTACATTTGATGTGGACGATAAAAGCGTTAATGATAAGATTGTAGACGTCTTAGGAGACGATTATGAACGTATCAGCAAGCAACTTTGTGTGAATGCAGGAAATGCTGGTATCGCTTGGCTTCACGTTTGGAAAGACGCTAGTGACAACTCGTTTAGATATGCTTGTGTGGACTCAAAAGAAGTGATACCAATCTACTCAAAGTCTTTGGATAAAAAGTTGATTGGGGTACTGCGAGTTTACTCTAGCATTGATGAAACAGATGGTAAAAATTACACTGTTTACGAATATTGGAACGACAAAGAGTGCTCTTTCTATCGGCGCGAAGAAAATAAGCCACTGGAAGAATTAGAAACATTCCAAGCAATCTCTTTGATTGATACCATGAATGGAGACCGATCTAGTGACAATAGCTTCAAGCATGATTTTGACCTTGTTCCTTTTATTCCATTCAAAAACAATGAAATCGAGACCAACGACTTGAAACCAATCAAAGACCTAGTTGATGTTTACGACAAGGTCTTTAGTGGATTCGTCAATGATACAGACGATGTTCAAGAGGTTATCTTTGTTCTTACAAACTACGGTGGACAGGACAAGCAAGAGTTTCTTGAAGATTTGAAACGCTACAAGATGATTAAGATGGACAACGACGGTATGGGAGACCAGTCAGGAGTTACAACTATTGCGATTGACATCCCAACCGAAGCTAGAAATCTGATTTTAGAGCGAACTAAGAAACAAATCTTTATTAGTGGCCAAGGGGTTAACCCTGAAACAGATAAGTTGGGGAACAGTTCTGGTGTTGCTTTGAAGTTCCTTTACTCTCTTTTAGAGTTAAAAGCTGGAAACATGGAAACTCAGTTCAGGAGTGGATATGCCACGCTTGTTAAGATGATCTTGAAACATCTAGGGTTATCCGATAAACTCAAAATCAAGCAAACATGGACACGGAACTCAATCAATAACGACACAGAAATGGCTCAAGTAGTTTCTACTCTTGCAACTATCACCTCAAGAGAGAACGTAGCTAAATCGAATCCAATTGTAGAAGATTGGCAGGATGAACTACGCTTGCAGAAAGCTGACCAAGAGGAACAATCTGAAAAACTCTACGACATGGAAGAGGTAGAGCATGAGTCGGAAACTGAATAA
- a CDS encoding ArpU family phage packaging/lysis transcriptional regulator, with amino-acid sequence MRLLKRVDVQFTKKNVYDVLESYRSYVRMAGAEYLPKITTTYSFEPKTFTGKSTATENMVIDHVDAEAEVLEIERAVNCIMDPYVRQVIAKKYMDMKIQLSDKAIYMDLGYSESEFYRMLSRGALEFAEAYRKGKLIVFRKFLGDICK; translated from the coding sequence GTGAGGTTATTAAAAAGAGTTGATGTGCAATTCACCAAGAAAAATGTATATGACGTTCTAGAGAGTTATCGCTCGTATGTCCGAATGGCAGGCGCTGAGTATTTGCCTAAAATCACAACGACCTACTCATTTGAACCAAAGACATTTACTGGTAAGAGCACAGCTACTGAGAATATGGTTATCGACCATGTGGATGCAGAGGCAGAGGTTTTGGAGATTGAGAGAGCTGTGAACTGTATCATGGATCCATACGTTCGGCAGGTAATTGCAAAGAAGTACATGGATATGAAAATCCAATTATCAGACAAGGCTATCTATATGGACTTAGGCTATTCTGAAAGTGAGTTCTACCGCATGCTTAGCAGAGGTGCTTTGGAATTTGCGGAAGCCTATCGAAAAGGTAAGCTGATTGTCTTTCGTAAATTTTTGGGAGATATTTGCAAGTAA
- a CDS encoding minor capsid protein → MSRKLNKEEKIAFIESLDDLNREEKDRLLYELDQIDNLSEIIDYIDDLYLRTLKLIAGRLESFERVSKNRSDSLPFYLLSLTKTDQLKSKQEIAGFVKKHPDLTEWSRSIKVKTNANALFAGVEMDIAEMTGKINKRIETHLKQTYQETYLNRAYNYHKQTKREPNFKPERLEEEYLQKAINENFKGKRFSERVWGSNMDELVSRVESLVTNDLNRGYPIDQSSKLLAIEFERARNRAVTVLQTETNGIQAQATLDEYQDDNIKKYRYLATLEVHTCPICGELDGKVFLVKDAEKGVNYPTMHPHCRCTTVPALEKGGKRYARDIETGKGYEVESGQTFKDWRKQQLDKYGQTAIKDKLQAERLEKDRVRRTKEQFIAYRQVLGSQNMPKTFAGFYDLKYNDVEGYKELKDRIRWTKSKFPTEKSFDGHYKKHRVEFGDITKEDYLHIGQNLLSKTINENILGYDTEMRRVRYDLENNIYVLGDNRSKRITTILKPKKGVDYYEQDWEREFNDH, encoded by the coding sequence ATGAGTCGGAAACTGAATAAAGAAGAGAAGATTGCTTTCATCGAATCTCTTGATGACCTCAACCGAGAAGAGAAAGACAGATTGCTATATGAGCTAGATCAGATTGACAACCTCAGCGAGATAATAGACTACATCGATGATTTATACCTCAGAACACTAAAACTCATTGCAGGTCGTTTAGAGTCGTTCGAGAGGGTATCTAAAAATCGTAGCGACTCATTACCATTTTATCTGTTATCCCTGACTAAGACTGACCAATTGAAAAGCAAGCAAGAGATTGCTGGTTTTGTTAAGAAACATCCTGATTTAACAGAGTGGTCAAGGTCAATAAAGGTCAAAACAAATGCAAACGCCTTGTTTGCTGGTGTTGAGATGGATATCGCTGAAATGACTGGTAAAATCAACAAGCGAATAGAAACACATCTCAAACAAACCTACCAAGAAACTTACTTAAATCGTGCTTACAACTACCATAAACAGACCAAAAGAGAACCGAATTTCAAGCCTGAGCGTCTAGAAGAAGAGTATCTTCAAAAGGCAATCAACGAAAACTTCAAAGGCAAGCGGTTCTCTGAGCGTGTTTGGGGTAGCAATATGGACGAACTGGTTAGTAGAGTAGAGTCGCTTGTAACCAACGATTTAAACCGAGGCTATCCGATAGACCAGTCCAGTAAACTTCTAGCAATTGAGTTTGAACGTGCTCGTAATCGTGCAGTGACTGTTTTGCAGACGGAAACGAACGGTATTCAGGCTCAGGCAACGCTGGATGAATATCAGGACGATAATATCAAGAAGTACAGATATCTGGCGACCTTAGAGGTTCACACATGCCCTATTTGTGGCGAGTTGGACGGCAAGGTATTTCTTGTTAAGGATGCAGAAAAGGGTGTGAATTATCCTACTATGCACCCTCATTGTCGATGTACGACGGTTCCTGCCTTAGAAAAAGGTGGGAAACGCTATGCAAGAGATATTGAAACAGGAAAAGGCTATGAGGTTGAAAGTGGTCAGACCTTCAAGGATTGGCGAAAGCAGCAGCTTGATAAGTATGGTCAGACTGCTATCAAAGACAAGCTACAAGCTGAACGATTGGAAAAGGACAGAGTACGCAGAACCAAGGAGCAGTTCATAGCTTATAGACAGGTTTTAGGTTCTCAAAATATGCCCAAAACATTTGCAGGCTTTTATGATTTGAAGTATAATGATGTTGAGGGATACAAGGAACTAAAAGACCGCATCAGATGGACAAAGTCCAAGTTTCCTACTGAGAAATCTTTTGATGGTCATTATAAAAAACATAGAGTCGAGTTCGGAGATATCACAAAAGAGGATTATCTTCATATCGGACAGAATTTGTTGTCTAAGACGATAAACGAGAATATACTCGGTTACGATACAGAAATGCGTAGAGTGCGATATGATTTAGAAAATAATATATATGTTTTAGGCGATAATCGTAGTAAACGTATTACAACAATATTGAAACCGAAAAAAGGAGTTGATTATTATGAGCAAGACTGGGAAAGAGAATTTAATGATCATTGA
- a CDS encoding DUF3310 domain-containing protein, whose amino-acid sequence MTDNINKPSHYQGRYGMESIDALRNFMTPEQLKGFYMGNSLKYILRHQKKNGLEDLKKARKNLDWLIEEMEHEG is encoded by the coding sequence ATGACAGATAACATAAACAAACCAAGCCACTACCAAGGTCGATATGGTATGGAATCTATCGATGCTCTAAGAAACTTCATGACACCAGAACAGCTGAAAGGGTTCTATATGGGTAACAGCTTGAAGTATATACTACGACACCAGAAGAAAAACGGTCTTGAGGACCTGAAGAAAGCCAGAAAGAATCTTGACTGGCTTATCGAGGAGATGGAACATGAAGGATAG
- a CDS encoding PBSX family phage terminase large subunit — MLSWWLWNSPVHESEGIIADGAIRSGKTVSMSLAFVIWAMTSFNHQNFAMCGKTIGSFNRNVLKLLLVMIQSRGFSYVYHRTDNLIEITKGDVSNDFYIFGGKDESSQDLIQGLTLAGIFFDEVALMPESFVNQGTGRCSVTGSKWWFNCNPDGPYHWFKVNWIDKAETKNMLYLHFDMDDNLSLSENIKKRYRSQYQGVFYQRYIQGLWTVAEGIVYDMFSKDKHVVSTLPEMSKLGKYVSVDYGTQNATVFLLWEKDINGKYYLTREYYYSGRDENVQKTNAEYADDLTAWLGDTNIERIIIDPSAASFIAELKKRGYKIKKARNNVLEGIRFVGSMLGQEKIAVHESCVNTLKEFHAYVWDEKASANGEDKPIKQFDHAMDALRYFCYTVLFKSGGMTVWK, encoded by the coding sequence GTGCTAAGTTGGTGGCTTTGGAACTCTCCAGTTCATGAGTCAGAAGGCATTATTGCTGATGGCGCTATCCGTTCTGGCAAGACTGTTTCTATGAGTCTAGCTTTCGTTATCTGGGCGATGACATCATTCAACCATCAGAACTTTGCGATGTGTGGTAAGACAATTGGCTCTTTCAATCGTAACGTCCTGAAACTGTTATTGGTTATGATACAGTCAAGAGGTTTTAGCTACGTCTATCATCGGACGGATAACTTGATAGAAATCACAAAAGGCGACGTGTCGAATGATTTCTATATCTTTGGTGGTAAGGACGAGAGTTCACAGGATCTTATTCAAGGTTTAACGCTAGCAGGTATCTTTTTCGATGAAGTAGCGCTTATGCCTGAGTCTTTTGTTAACCAGGGCACAGGGCGGTGCTCTGTGACAGGTTCTAAGTGGTGGTTCAACTGCAACCCAGACGGGCCTTATCATTGGTTTAAAGTCAACTGGATAGACAAAGCAGAAACAAAGAATATGCTTTATCTGCATTTTGATATGGACGACAACCTTTCTCTTTCAGAGAACATCAAGAAGCGTTATAGAAGTCAATATCAAGGTGTTTTCTATCAGCGCTATATCCAAGGTCTTTGGACGGTTGCAGAAGGTATTGTCTACGATATGTTCAGTAAGGATAAGCATGTTGTATCAACTTTGCCAGAAATGAGCAAGCTGGGCAAATATGTTTCGGTCGACTACGGTACGCAGAATGCGACCGTTTTTCTTTTGTGGGAAAAAGACATCAACGGCAAGTATTACTTAACAAGGGAATATTATTACTCAGGTCGTGACGAGAACGTTCAGAAAACCAATGCTGAGTATGCTGATGATCTAACTGCTTGGCTAGGAGATACGAACATCGAACGAATCATTATTGACCCGTCTGCTGCTTCATTCATTGCTGAATTGAAGAAGCGAGGATATAAAATCAAAAAAGCTAGAAATAATGTTCTTGAAGGCATTCGTTTTGTTGGGTCTATGCTAGGCCAAGAGAAAATAGCAGTGCATGAGAGCTGTGTGAATACGTTGAAAGAGTTCCACGCTTATGTCTGGGACGAGAAAGCCTCTGCGAATGGCGAGGACAAGCCTATCAAACAGTTCGACCACGCAATGGACGCTCTACGTTATTTCTGCTATACAGTATTATTCAAGTCAGGAGGTATGACTGTTTGGAAATAG
- a CDS encoding helix-turn-helix domain-containing protein, with amino-acid sequence MKDRKFFSEQIRLWRIGKGLSLTKASKRFGISPRTFSNWERGMIPSDRQKERLSKELGLDRDVLFKKCEIGNLNALLKEKRLERGLSRTELAKYLGHSSTIISCWEKGLEISECEAEDICTFFGI; translated from the coding sequence ATGAAGGATAGGAAATTTTTCTCAGAACAAATTAGATTATGGAGAATTGGTAAAGGTCTATCTTTAACAAAAGCTTCAAAGAGATTTGGTATTAGTCCAAGGACATTTTCAAATTGGGAACGAGGTATGATACCAAGTGATCGTCAGAAAGAACGTCTGTCAAAAGAGTTAGGATTGGACAGAGATGTTTTATTCAAGAAGTGTGAGATTGGAAATCTTAATGCGCTCTTGAAAGAAAAACGTTTGGAACGAGGACTTTCTCGTACAGAATTAGCAAAGTATTTAGGGCATTCTTCAACAATCATAAGTTGTTGGGAGAAAGGTTTGGAAATTTCCGAATGTGAGGCAGAAGACATTTGTACTTTCTTTGGGATTTAG
- a CDS encoding PD-(D/E)XK nuclease-like domain-containing protein has product MTMDLLGEDYYSAASARQYWSISQYKRFRECEARALAELEGEWEDQRDNTALLVGNMVHSYFESPEAHKKFMDENADAMISKSGKTKGQLKSDFLVGQRMIERLEADKQFMDYYVGQKEVAVTGEIEGVEFKGKIDCLNVEKGYFVDIKTTKSDIDSMVWVQDEASGRNIQVRWFEAWGYVLQMAAYKKMLKEQYGKEFTPVIYAVTKESTPDTRAIVFQSQEKLDYELSELSMLIKRLDDVKKGKEEAKPCGHCEYCKTKALSQRVEVV; this is encoded by the coding sequence ATGACAATGGATTTACTTGGAGAAGATTACTACTCAGCAGCTTCTGCACGTCAATATTGGTCTATCTCGCAATACAAGCGATTTAGAGAGTGTGAAGCACGGGCATTGGCAGAGCTAGAGGGAGAGTGGGAAGACCAACGAGATAACACAGCTCTTTTGGTTGGTAACATGGTTCACAGCTATTTTGAAAGTCCAGAAGCACATAAGAAGTTTATGGATGAAAATGCAGATGCCATGATTTCGAAATCTGGGAAAACCAAAGGTCAGTTAAAATCTGACTTCTTAGTTGGTCAGCGCATGATTGAGCGATTGGAAGCTGACAAGCAATTTATGGATTACTATGTCGGCCAGAAAGAGGTTGCTGTCACAGGCGAAATCGAAGGAGTGGAATTTAAAGGCAAGATTGATTGCCTCAATGTCGAAAAGGGCTATTTCGTAGACATTAAGACCACAAAATCAGACATTGACAGCATGGTCTGGGTTCAGGATGAAGCAAGCGGACGAAATATTCAAGTCCGCTGGTTCGAAGCTTGGGGATATGTCCTTCAGATGGCGGCTTATAAGAAAATGCTGAAAGAGCAGTATGGCAAGGAGTTTACCCCTGTTATCTATGCCGTGACTAAAGAATCTACTCCTGATACCCGAGCGATTGTTTTTCAATCTCAGGAAAAACTTGATTACGAGTTATCTGAGTTATCTATGCTTATAAAGCGTCTTGACGATGTAAAAAAAGGGAAAGAAGAGGCAAAGCCATGCGGTCATTGTGAATACTGCAAAACGAAAGCGTTGAGTCAGCGTGTGGAGGTGGTCTGA
- a CDS encoding CPCC family cysteine-rich protein, with protein sequence MSKTGKENLMIIDGREYVHCPVCGTVTAVYDICDVCQWQNTGETNIDGGPNEMTLAEAKEAYAKGLPIR encoded by the coding sequence ATGAGCAAGACTGGGAAAGAGAATTTAATGATCATTGATGGTCGCGAATATGTACATTGTCCAGTATGTGGAACTGTTACAGCAGTGTATGACATCTGTGACGTCTGTCAGTGGCAAAATACAGGAGAAACTAATATAGATGGCGGTCCTAATGAAATGACACTTGCGGAGGCTAAAGAAGCTTACGCAAAAGGCTTACCAATTAGATGA
- a CDS encoding phage scaffolding protein gives MKKEQLANIGLTEDQISQVFALYGASVQKFKDDVASKESELESVRGQLTQRDKDLNDLKKKGADVEDIQQKLEDLQAKYKQDTEALETKLADENKSRLIDAELTKAGVRDAEIFGKILNKDEISVKDGKLIGLTEQIEAQRAKSPYLFNGEKQAQYTPNQGDGQGANLGNWEIAMSNPDVNLTQFLEQQGENN, from the coding sequence ATGAAAAAAGAACAACTGGCAAACATCGGCTTAACTGAAGACCAAATTTCTCAAGTCTTCGCTTTGTATGGTGCTTCTGTCCAAAAATTTAAGGACGATGTGGCAAGTAAAGAAAGCGAATTAGAGAGCGTGCGTGGACAGCTGACACAACGTGATAAAGACTTGAATGATTTGAAGAAAAAAGGCGCAGATGTTGAAGATATTCAGCAAAAGCTAGAGGACTTACAAGCTAAGTACAAACAAGATACAGAAGCGCTTGAGACGAAACTAGCAGATGAGAACAAATCTCGCTTAATCGATGCTGAATTGACAAAAGCTGGCGTTCGAGACGCAGAAATTTTTGGAAAAATCTTAAACAAAGACGAAATCTCTGTAAAAGATGGCAAATTGATTGGCTTGACTGAGCAAATCGAAGCTCAGCGTGCTAAGAGTCCATATCTATTTAACGGGGAGAAACAAGCCCAATACACGCCAAATCAAGGCGATGGGCAAGGTGCTAATTTAGGGAATTGGGAAATTGCCATGAGCAATCCCGACGTCAACCTAACTCAATTTTTAGAACAACAAGGAGAAAATAACTAA
- a CDS encoding MazG-like family protein, whose protein sequence is MNTIDKVKQWFIDRDLENGGRLDKQSLKLSEEFGELCAGYLKKNEQLTKDSIGDCAVVIVGLALLIKVDVQEIFDDSIVIFKEDVPDYFKDLNKNISCFQRSYSWEEKSMCKMYLSFSIDSLKSISTALGYDFEECFELAYQEIKDRKGRWIDGTFVKEEDLG, encoded by the coding sequence ATGAACACAATAGACAAAGTAAAACAATGGTTTATTGACCGTGATCTTGAAAATGGTGGACGACTGGACAAGCAGTCACTAAAACTTAGCGAGGAGTTCGGTGAGTTATGCGCAGGCTATCTTAAGAAGAATGAGCAACTGACCAAGGACAGTATCGGAGACTGTGCAGTCGTGATTGTCGGTTTGGCTTTGCTGATAAAGGTAGATGTCCAAGAAATATTTGATGATTCTATAGTGATTTTTAAAGAAGATGTGCCTGATTATTTTAAAGATTTAAATAAAAATATCAGCTGCTTTCAAAGGTCTTACAGTTGGGAAGAAAAATCTATGTGTAAGATGTATCTATCATTTTCCATTGATTCGTTAAAATCAATCAGCACCGCACTCGGTTATGATTTCGAAGAATGTTTTGAACTGGCTTACCAAGAAATCAAAGACCGCAAAGGTCGTTGGATTGACGGCACGTTTGTCAAAGAGGAGGATTTGGGATGA
- a CDS encoding major capsid protein produces MANEITKILDTITPQQYNAYMQQYTAAKSAFVQSGIAVSDERVSKNITSGGLLVNMPFWNDLTGDSEVLGNGDKALETGKITAGADIACVLYRGRGWAANELTGIVAGSDPVRAILNRIGAYWLREDQKALIATLNGIFATGTGGEKGALEETHVSDQSKASTGIDAAMVLDAKQLLGDSADQVTAIAMNSAVYTKLQKDNLIQYIQPTTATINIPTYLGYRVIIDDGIKPTGDVYTSYLFRTGSIGLNTGNPSGLTTFETSREAAKGNDMIYTRRALVMHPYGVKWTGAEVDAGNITPSNADLAKFKNWQRVYEPKNIGIIALKHKIGK; encoded by the coding sequence ATGGCTAATGAAATTACAAAAATTCTAGACACGATTACACCTCAACAGTACAATGCCTACATGCAACAGTACACGGCTGCTAAATCTGCTTTCGTTCAAAGTGGTATCGCAGTATCAGATGAGCGTGTCTCTAAAAACATTACATCTGGTGGTCTTTTGGTCAACATGCCTTTCTGGAATGACCTTACTGGTGATTCTGAGGTTCTCGGAAATGGCGACAAAGCCCTAGAAACTGGGAAAATTACTGCTGGAGCAGACATTGCCTGCGTTCTTTATCGTGGACGTGGTTGGGCTGCCAACGAATTGACTGGTATTGTAGCTGGTTCTGACCCAGTCCGTGCTATCTTGAACCGTATCGGTGCTTATTGGCTACGTGAAGACCAAAAAGCCTTGATTGCTACCTTGAATGGTATCTTTGCTACTGGAACAGGTGGTGAGAAAGGAGCGCTTGAAGAAACTCACGTATCAGACCAATCAAAAGCGTCTACTGGTATCGATGCAGCTATGGTACTTGACGCCAAACAATTGCTTGGAGATTCTGCTGATCAAGTTACTGCTATTGCTATGAACTCAGCGGTTTACACTAAACTACAAAAAGACAACTTGATTCAATACATCCAGCCAACAACTGCGACTATCAACATCCCTACCTACCTTGGTTACCGTGTCATTATCGATGATGGCATTAAACCGACAGGAGATGTTTATACATCATACCTTTTCCGCACGGGTTCAATCGGTCTCAATACAGGAAATCCATCAGGATTGACTACATTTGAAACTTCTCGTGAAGCCGCTAAAGGCAACGACATGATTTACACTCGTCGCGCCCTTGTTATGCACCCTTACGGCGTGAAATGGACTGGCGCAGAAGTGGATGCTGGAAACATCACTCCATCAAACGCTGACTTGGCTAAATTCAAGAACTGGCAACGTGTTTACGAGCCTAAGAACATCGGTATTATCGCTCTGAAACACAAAATTGGCAAATAG
- a CDS encoding YopX family protein gives MILKFRAWLKKRQEMDNEIDHISWLEDELYCIGDGITYMVSAEDLELMQSTAMVDRDGRIIFEGDIVKMSKDVYSEPTYYEVVRHRGGAYRLESKQHGCELWLRHTDCEVVGNVFENKELLDA, from the coding sequence ATGATACTGAAATTTAGAGCATGGCTAAAGAAAAGGCAAGAAATGGATAATGAAATTGACCACATCAGTTGGCTTGAAGATGAGTTATATTGTATTGGAGATGGAATTACTTACATGGTTTCAGCAGAAGATTTAGAACTCATGCAATCAACAGCTATGGTTGATAGGGATGGCAGGATTATCTTTGAAGGCGACATAGTCAAAATGTCTAAGGATGTCTATTCTGAACCGACTTATTACGAAGTTGTAAGACACCGTGGTGGAGCATATCGTCTTGAATCTAAACAACACGGATGTGAATTGTGGTTACGACATACTGATTGTGAGGTTGTGGGGAATGTATTCGAGAACAAGGAGTTACTAGATGCCTGA
- a CDS encoding DUF1642 domain-containing protein: protein MNEKQITELIERMRELGHIYSYQGAKNLIREYEKLNKPEKVKVPQCVADVLEGAREHSPELEDALQYTWGNGTKEFTEWYQKKSNRDLFARAWLDGYEVEEEKRYEVILRNGQSLKTVYRQGGDHLDFEMVYGDLESFTRKRLEEAGFGWVFDCPGIEIEEVE, encoded by the coding sequence ATGAATGAAAAACAAATAACAGAATTAATCGAAAGAATGCGTGAACTTGGACATATTTACTCTTATCAAGGCGCAAAAAACCTTATCCGAGAATACGAGAAGTTAAACAAACCAGAAAAAGTCAAAGTTCCGCAGTGTGTGGCGGATGTGCTTGAAGGAGCAAGAGAACATAGTCCAGAACTAGAAGATGCGCTTCAATACACTTGGGGTAACGGAACTAAGGAATTTACAGAATGGTATCAAAAGAAATCCAACAGAGATCTCTTCGCCCGTGCATGGCTTGACGGCTACGAGGTCGAGGAAGAGAAGCGGTATGAAGTGATATTGCGCAATGGACAGTCGTTGAAAACTGTGTACAGACAGGGTGGCGATCATCTTGATTTTGAAATGGTGTATGGCGATCTTGAAAGCTTTACTAGAAAGCGATTAGAAGAAGCTGGGTTCGGCTGGGTATTCGATTGCCCAGGGATTGAGATTGAGGAGGTTGAGTGA
- a CDS encoding DUF1372 family protein, which produces MRRFIAIWILLSAGLNIWQMDRIRDLEEKKPMVIYKADNAGAEIFGKVLEKERHGKLYTLTIRDYGVFVVTKEQYDKVKVGDEVLL; this is translated from the coding sequence ATGAGACGTTTTATCGCAATCTGGATATTATTATCTGCTGGATTGAATATCTGGCAGATGGACAGGATTCGAGATTTGGAAGAGAAGAAGCCGATGGTTATCTACAAGGCAGATAACGCAGGCGCTGAGATATTTGGTAAAGTCCTTGAGAAAGAACGACATGGGAAGCTATACACGCTTACGATACGTGATTACGGGGTGTTCGTGGTTACGAAGGAGCAATACGATAAAGTGAAAGTTGGGGATGAGGTGTTACTATAA